From the genome of Vicia villosa cultivar HV-30 ecotype Madison, WI linkage group LG2, Vvil1.0, whole genome shotgun sequence, one region includes:
- the LOC131652963 gene encoding uncharacterized protein LOC131652963 gives MGGVTSSIAAKFAFFPPQPPSYTITVSETSTGNDSPATKLSIPEVPMKENVDIVKLKTRRGNEIAAVYVKYHRPTCTMLYSHGNAADLGQMFELFVELSNRLRLNVMGYDYSGYGQSTGKPSEYNTYADIEAAYKCLKEQYGVKDEQLILYGQSVGSGPTLDLASRISELRAVVLHSPILSGLRVLYPVKRTYWFDIYKNIDKVGMVKCPVLVIHGTADEVVDVSHGKQLWELCKVKYEPLWVSGGGHCNLELYPEFIKHLKKFVQTVGKPKATTANGSEKDNVETENQGNKASKESETGTSSTSELSTEIPEASRNSLDSRLKKSKKPDKPEKSRMSTDHVDRFRRRKGLVW, from the exons ATGGGCGGAGTAACGTCCTCGATTGCTGCTAAGTTCGCTTTCTTCCCGCCGCAACCACCGTCGTACACAATTACCGTTTCTGAAACTTCCACTGGAAATGATTCTCCGGCGACGAAGCTCTCGATTCCGGAGGTTCCGATGAAGGAGAACGTGGATATAGTGAAGCTTAAGACAAGGAGAGGAAACGAAATCGCGGCGGTGTATGTTAAGTACCATAGACCTACATGCACCATGCTTTACTCTCATGGAAATGCCGCGGATTTAGGTCAAATGTTTGAACTCTTTGTTGAATTGAGTAATCGACTTCGCCTTAATGTCATGGG TTATGATTATTCTGGTTATGGACAGTCGACAGGGAAG CCATCTGAATATAATACATACGCAGATATTGAAGCTGCCTATAAATGCCTGAAGGAGCAATACGGGGTAAAAGATGAACAATTGATATTGTATGGTCAATCTGTTGGTAGTGGTCCcacacttgatcttgcttcaagGATATCAGAATTGAGAGCCGTTGTGTTGCATAGTCCAATTTTGTCAGGGCTGAGAGTACTATACCCTGTAAAACGAACATATTGGTTTGATATTTACAAG AATATTGATAAAGTTGGTATGGTCAAATGCCCTGTTTTGGTTATCCAT GGTACAGCAGATGAAGTTGTAGACGTGTCCCATGGAAAACAGCTGTGGGAACTTTGCAAGGTAAAGTACGAACCCTTGTGGGTAAGTGGCGGTGGACATTGTAATCTTGAGCTTTACCCCGAGTTCATTAAACACCTAAAGAAATTTGTACAGACAGTTGGAAAACCTAAAGCAACTACTGCAAATGGTTCTGAAAAGGATAATGTAGAAACTGAGAATCAAGGCAACAAAGCTAGCAAAGAATCAGAAACTGGAACTTCTAGTACTTCTGAATTGAGTACAGAAATTCCCGAAGCTTCTAGAAACAGTTTAGATAGCCGGCTTAAAAAGTCTAAAAAACCTGACAAACCAGAAAAGTCTCGAATGAGCACAGATCATGTTGATAGATTTAGGCGAAGAAAGGGGTTAGTTTGGTAG